A genomic segment from Bradyrhizobium sp. CB1015 encodes:
- a CDS encoding amidase, with protein sequence MTVALPTPAQLRSVAEQCGLSLTDDDVASFRGLMQGSIEAYNLVAAMPDEVPEVKYPRTPGYRPSAEENPRNAWYRKSTVKGAASGKLKGKTVALKDNIMLAGVPMTNGSSTLEGYMPDFDATIVTRMLDAGAEIAGKTHCEHFCLSGGSHTGSYGPVHNPHKMGYSAGGSSSGSGVVVALGEVDMAIGGDQGGSIRMPSSFCGIYGMKPTWGLVPYTGIMPIEIYVDHAGPMTATVADNALLLEVLAGDDGYDPRIKAPKVEEYTKALGQGVKGMKIGILKEGFEQPVAEAAVNESVREAAKRFKDLGATVETVSIPMHLMGGAIWTPIGTEGLTQTMMFGDGYGLSRGDLYSTSLMDFHRGWRRQADSLSETTKLFMMLGTYINNNFGPRFYGKALNISRRLTAAYDKAFADYDLLLLPTTPMKATKLPEPNASREDYVARALEMISNTAPFDITHHPAMSLPCGMVDGLPVGLMLVGRMFEESTIYRAAHAFEQIGDWKKM encoded by the coding sequence GTGACAGTTGCCCTTCCCACGCCAGCCCAACTTCGCAGTGTCGCCGAGCAGTGCGGCCTTTCGCTCACCGATGATGACGTCGCCTCGTTCCGCGGTCTCATGCAGGGCTCGATCGAAGCCTACAATCTCGTTGCCGCGATGCCGGACGAGGTGCCGGAGGTGAAATATCCGCGCACGCCGGGCTATCGGCCCTCGGCGGAGGAGAACCCGCGCAATGCCTGGTATCGCAAGTCGACCGTGAAAGGCGCCGCCAGCGGCAAGCTGAAGGGCAAGACGGTTGCGCTGAAGGACAACATCATGCTGGCCGGCGTGCCCATGACCAACGGCTCGTCGACGCTGGAAGGCTATATGCCCGATTTCGACGCCACCATCGTCACGCGCATGCTGGATGCCGGCGCAGAGATCGCCGGTAAAACCCATTGCGAGCACTTCTGCCTGTCCGGCGGCAGCCACACCGGTTCCTACGGGCCAGTGCATAATCCGCACAAGATGGGCTACTCGGCCGGCGGCTCGTCGTCGGGCTCGGGCGTCGTAGTCGCGCTTGGCGAGGTCGACATGGCGATCGGCGGCGACCAGGGCGGTTCGATCCGCATGCCGTCCTCGTTCTGCGGCATCTACGGCATGAAGCCGACCTGGGGCCTCGTGCCTTATACCGGGATCATGCCGATCGAGATCTATGTCGACCATGCCGGTCCGATGACCGCGACGGTCGCCGACAATGCGCTGCTGCTCGAAGTGCTCGCCGGCGACGACGGCTACGATCCCAGGATCAAGGCGCCGAAGGTCGAGGAGTACACCAAGGCGCTCGGCCAGGGCGTCAAGGGCATGAAGATCGGCATCCTCAAGGAAGGCTTTGAGCAGCCAGTCGCAGAGGCTGCGGTGAATGAAAGCGTGCGCGAGGCTGCAAAGCGCTTCAAGGATCTGGGCGCCACCGTCGAGACCGTCTCGATCCCGATGCACCTCATGGGCGGGGCGATCTGGACTCCGATCGGCACCGAGGGCCTGACCCAGACCATGATGTTCGGCGACGGCTACGGCCTTAGCCGCGGCGATCTCTATTCGACCTCGCTGATGGATTTCCATCGCGGCTGGCGCCGGCAGGCCGACTCACTGTCCGAGACCACGAAGCTGTTCATGATGCTCGGCACATACATCAACAACAATTTCGGCCCGCGCTTCTACGGCAAAGCGCTCAACATCTCGCGCCGGCTGACCGCGGCCTACGACAAGGCCTTTGCGGATTACGATCTGCTCCTGCTGCCGACCACGCCGATGAAGGCGACCAAGCTGCCGGAGCCCAATGCCAGCCGCGAGGACTACGTCGCCCGTGCGCTCGAGATGATCTCCAACACCGCGCCGTTCGACATCACACACCATCCCGCGATGTCGCTGCCCTGCGGCATGGTCGACGGCCTGCCGGTCGGCCTGATGCTGGTCGGCCGCATGTTCGAGGAATCCACCATCTACCGCGCCGCGCACGCCTTCGAGCAGATCGGCGACTGGAAGAAGATGTGA
- a CDS encoding branched-chain amino acid ABC transporter permease has translation MANAFVAAFEILSFGAIIVLIVLGLGIIASMMGIFNFAQGEFVLLGAYITYLAYAKGLPIWAGMVAAPFVVGALGFVLEALIIRRFYAAPIVAMLGTYALGLIIREAVRGLIGGFYLTVPEPIGGSIDIGAMHISAWRFTIIIITLLVMGLCYLLLSRTSFGLRVRATLENPSLARASGISTPLIYGATFAFGAALAGLAGALIVPVFSLFADLGLRFLIQGFVAVMVGGVGSFIGPVAGAGVIGTLSAALPWVMAPVVADVLVFVLAIVFIKFRPQGLIAGKGV, from the coding sequence ATGGCTAACGCGTTCGTCGCGGCGTTCGAAATCCTGAGCTTCGGCGCGATCATCGTCCTGATCGTGCTGGGGCTCGGGATCATCGCCAGCATGATGGGCATCTTCAACTTCGCGCAAGGCGAGTTCGTCCTGCTCGGGGCCTACATCACCTATCTCGCTTATGCCAAGGGCCTGCCGATCTGGGCCGGCATGGTCGCGGCGCCTTTCGTGGTCGGCGCTCTCGGCTTCGTGCTGGAGGCGCTGATCATCCGAAGATTCTACGCCGCGCCGATCGTTGCCATGCTCGGCACCTATGCCCTCGGCCTGATCATCCGCGAAGCCGTGCGCGGCCTGATCGGCGGCTTCTATCTCACCGTGCCGGAGCCGATCGGCGGCTCGATCGACATCGGCGCCATGCATATCTCGGCCTGGCGCTTCACCATCATCATCATCACGCTGCTGGTGATGGGCCTCTGCTATCTGCTGCTGTCGCGCACCAGCTTCGGTCTGCGCGTGCGGGCGACGCTGGAGAATCCGTCGCTGGCGCGTGCGTCGGGCATTTCAACGCCACTGATCTACGGCGCGACCTTTGCCTTCGGTGCGGCGCTCGCCGGCCTTGCCGGTGCGCTGATCGTGCCGGTGTTCAGCCTGTTTGCCGATCTCGGCCTGCGCTTCCTGATCCAGGGCTTTGTCGCGGTCATGGTCGGCGGGGTCGGCTCCTTCATCGGCCCGGTCGCGGGCGCCGGTGTCATCGGCACGCTGAGCGCGGCGCTGCCCTGGGTGATGGCACCTGTCGTCGCCGACGTCCTCGTCTTCGTGCTCGCCATTGTCTTCATCAAATTCCGCCCGCAGGGCCTCATCGCTGGAAAAGGGGTTTAG